In one Drosophila albomicans strain 15112-1751.03 chromosome X, ASM965048v2, whole genome shotgun sequence genomic region, the following are encoded:
- the LOC117564329 gene encoding box C/D snoRNA protein 1, with protein sequence MSEIKTETESLTSRLGNCEVCAKNAARYACPKCEVKTCSLTCVQIHKRELDCDGIRDRTKYLPLSAMTERDFMSDYCFLEECTRYADTRKQDKSKRYTHQQCQLPVPLHRMRSEAAKRRIRLQFLLPHFTRRKQNTTFLNWKQQRFYWHIEWMFCGTEAGVTCFSDARCDEQQTLSQLLDKYLNLEDQEVAREQRKHLQQHQIAGIGQLTLWLRAEGVRRSSSRCYALAAHKTLAENLVGKTIVEFPSIYVSYEQRPPNGYEIVDSDEEEEESVAAPPVAASKRPQDEASAAKKCKVSNNVYGLAADEQHTDDDDDEEDQDQERHEESENESAESAASSDELPIEYTSAF encoded by the exons ATGTCCGAAatcaaaactgaaactgagag cTTGACATCGCGTTTGGGCAATTGTGAAGTTTGTGCTAAGAATGCGGCACGTTATGCTTGCCCCAAATGTGAGGTAAAAACGTGTTCACTAACCTGCGTGCAAATCCACAAGCGTGAACTCGACTGCGATGGCATCAGGGATCGCACCAAATATTTGCCGCTCAGCGCGATGACGGAACGCGACTTCATGAGCGACTATTGCTTCCTGGAGGAGTGCACACGCTATGCGGACACCAGGAAGCAGGACAAGAGCAAACGCTATACGCATCAACAGTGCCAGCTCCCGGTTCCCTTGCATCGCATGCGCTCCGAGGCGGCCAAGCGTCGCATCCGTCTTCAGTTCCTTTTACCGCACTTCACACGTCGCAAACAGAACACGACGTTCCTCAACTGGAAGCAGCAGCGTTTCTATTGGCACATTGAATGGATGTTTTGCGGCACCGAAGCGGGCGTCACGTGCTTTTCGGACGCACGTTGCGACGAGCAGCAAACACTGAGCCAACTGCTGGACAAGTATCTGAATCTCGAGGATCAGGAAGTGGCACGAGAGCAGCGCAAACATTTGCAACAACATCAGATCGCTGGCATTGGCCAGCTAACGCTTTGGCTGCGAGCCGAGGGCGTGCGACGAAGTAGCTCCCGTTGCTATGCGTTGGCAGCCCACAAAACGTTGGCCGAGAATCTGGTGGGCAAGACGATTGTCGAGTTTCCCAGCATCTATGTCAGCTACGAGCAGCGTCCGCCCAACGGCTACGAAATTGTAGACAGTG atgaggaggaggaggagtctGTAGCAGCACCGCCAGTAGCCGCCTCGAAGCGCCCCCAAGACGAAGCATCAGCTGCCAAGAAGTGCAAAGTGTCAAACAACGTTTACGGCTTAGCTGCAGACGAGCAGCACaccgatgacgatgatgatgaggaggaTCAGGATCAGGAACGGCATGAGGAGAGCGAGAATGAATCTGCGGAATCGGCAGCGAGCAGCGATGAGCTGCCCATTGAATACACTAGTGCATTCTAG
- the LOC117564312 gene encoding folylpolyglutamate synthase, mitochondrial, with product MLCRKVLRSVIKPSQLRLGVRIVTQFGAMDDLQTRTAHNSNTNSSSSGVGVGSPVLPRTQNLGTAATSMVELQHSNGAPLEAPRTPTAPSTTATATAAAPAATSVTVNDGVLFEDLVFYPKGRERSDSRDKETLARELAEFHEAVEMFTQIKPNAQSIRDSISNLKLNSLRDTIKYLERSGLTLSAVEKLSVIHVAGTKGKGSTCALTESILRQYGVRTGFFSSPHLVSITERFRINGVPLARNKFTRHFWHVYNNLMSKREYDKDMPPFFMFLTILGFHAFLEERVDVVVLEVGIGGECDCTNVLRNVKTVGITSLALEHTDLLGTTIKQIAWQKGGIIKPGSNVYTHVTDPVCLEVIRERVAEKKATLHQVLETEAYFKYNLYAHYFDTFNDYVRLNGALAIQLAYDWLRQAKGRFHEDNPINDLHMTTEVLRGLVTAHWPGRCQLVEYNHMRVHLDGAHTIESMRICLDWYIKSTKRTPSNPKILIFNRTGGSDPSGIVNLVHNTINFDMVCFTPNIAHPQKRDPSQSTKYTSARQQRHRAQIIAKVWESMSEAKQQINKGQLYNTCWEALTAVRARYPAPIELDLLVTGSIHLLGAVITAIDQFQSPVQATATSTAASPSSSIQSATIPVVDRSPVSEFKCENLSKF from the exons atgctatGCCGCAAGGTATTGCGTTCAGTGATTAAACCTAGCCAGCTGCGTCTAGGTGTGCGTATCGTAACCCAATTCGGAGCCATGGACGATCTACAGACTCGCACagcccacaacagcaacaccaacagcagcagcagtggtgttggtgttggttcGCCGGTATTGCCAAGGACACAGAATCTAGGAACAGCAGCCACATCCATGGTCGAGCTGCAGCATTCAAATGGTGCCCCATTAGAAGCACCAAGAACACCAACAGCACcatcaacaacagcgacagcaacagcagcagctccggCAGCAACGTCTGTCACAGTGAACGATGGCGTGCTCTTCGAGGATCTCGTCTTCTATCCCAAAGGACGCGAGCGTTCCGACAGTCGGGATAAAGAGACTCTGGCCCGTGAGTTGGCCGAATTTCAT GAAGCCGTCGAGATGTTCACACAAATCAAGCCAAACGCGCAAAGCATACGGGATTCCATATCGAATCTGAAGCTCAATTCGTTAAGGGATACGATCAAGTATCTAGAACGCAGCGGTCTCACACTGTCCGCCGTGGAGAAGTTGTCCGTTATTCATGTGGCCGGCACCAAGGGCAAG gGTTCCACCTGTGCTTTGACTGAATCGATCTTGCGGCAATATGGAGTACGCACCGGATTCTTCAGTTCGCCGCATTTGGTGTCGATCACCGAACGCTTTCGCATCAACGGCGTTCCGCTGGCGAGGAACAAGTTCACGCGTCACTTTTGGCATGTGTACAACAACCTGATGTCGAAGCGTGAATACGATAAGGATATGCCACCATTTTTCATGTTCCTAACCATACTCGGCTTTCACGCCTTCCTCGAGGAGCGCGTCGATGTTGTGGTCCTCGAAGTGGGCATCGGAGGAGAATGCGATTGCACAAACGTGTTGCGCAATGTGAAGACTGTGGGCATCACATCGCTGGCATTGGAGCACACCGATCTCTTGGGCACAACCATCAAGCAGATTGCGTGGCAAAAGGGCGGTATCATCAAGCCCGGATCGAATGTCTATACCCATGTGACGGATCCCGTTTGTCTTGAGGTGATCCGCGAACGCGTCGCCGAGAAGAAGGCAACGCTGCATCAGGTCCTCGAGACTGAGGCCTACTTCAAATACAATCTCTATGCGCACTATTTCGATACGTTCAACGATTATGTCCGGCTCAATGGAGCCTTGGCCATTCAGTTGGCCTACGATTGGCTGCGACAGGCCAAGGGACGATTCCACGAGGACAATCCCATCAATGACCTGCACATGACCACCGAGGTGCTGCGCGGCCTCGTCACTGCCCACTGGCCCGGTCGCTGTCAGCTGGTCGAGTATAATCACATGCGGGTCCATCTCGATGGCGCCCACACCATTGAGAGCATGCGCATCTGCTTGGATTGGTACATCAAGAGCACCAAGCGAAC tcCTTCAAACCccaaaatattgatatttaatcGCACCGGCGGCTCGGATCCCTCCGGCATAGTTAACTTGGTCCACAACACGATCAACTTTGACATGGTGTGCTTTACGCCCAACATTGCGCATCCGCAGAAGCGTGATCCCAGCCAGTCGACAAAATATACGAGTGCGCGACAACAGCGTCATCGTGCCCAGATCATTGCCAAAGTGTGGGAGTCGATGTCCGAGGCGAAGCAACAGATCAACAAGGGGCAATTGTACAACACATGCTGGGAGGCTCTCACTGCGGTCCGAGCCCGTTATCCCGCTCCCATTGAGCTCGACTTGCTCGTAACGGGTTCGATTCATCTGCTCGGTGCCGTCATCACGGCGATCGATCAGTTTCAATCGCCAGttcaggcaacagcaacatcaacagcagcatctCCATCATCATCCATACAATCCGCAACAATTCCGGTTGTTGATCGGTCGCCGGTCAGTGAATTTAAGTGTGAAAACCTCTCAAAATTTTAA